A genomic region of Bacteroidales bacterium contains the following coding sequences:
- a CDS encoding DUF3857 domain-containing protein — MKKSYFVIILAIFFLVSIPVLKAQNENQDAEYIKVVKEYILHEDGSYDYHYRKELKLLTYFSFQRLYGETFIVYNPEYQKLKINEAYTVMADGKKVIAPENAFNEVLPGFARDVAAYNHLREMVVTHTGTERGCVITLDYTIQTAKGFLPFFFGMEEIGENAPVKDLSIIIRIPQILNLQYRLLNSRTAPDITELAGQLTYLWNFRNVQALPRSANQDPERKANLIFSAAKDMTWAYFSFVNQPAFKSSVSPEISRRVESVTKEKKNDLDIILTLQEVVIDEVKLADIPLVYTGYRVRTPAEVWQSANANGLEKAILLSEMLKMANINACPVATVPNGWFSREMGNLAVFDSYLVQVNPKETGRIYLSVIQKQSQNLIYDVLDKTLIQLDGAIESMRTFQEKPQTNLLQMEAKIRLYDDKTVGGEMELELEGIVNPYFRLRKDSSYVKNLLAGDITSAQIDKTELKQLSELKSKSLITTIPIIIKTDYNGFVFFELPRYKTGFDAWNLGQFSGSGTTPVKLDYQLWENYKYKIEIPAEYELFTPPVDLEIKNVLGELKIHISQSGQTVTIVRSFENSHDVITSDNMDEFRSMLTAWENVNWRKIVLKKK; from the coding sequence ATGAAGAAAAGCTATTTTGTCATTATTCTGGCTATATTTTTTTTAGTATCCATACCTGTGCTAAAGGCACAGAATGAAAACCAGGATGCCGAATACATCAAAGTAGTCAAGGAATATATCCTTCATGAAGATGGAAGCTATGACTACCATTACCGGAAAGAATTAAAACTGCTGACCTACTTCTCTTTCCAGCGGCTGTACGGCGAGACTTTTATCGTATATAATCCCGAATACCAGAAGCTGAAGATTAATGAAGCCTATACCGTGATGGCCGACGGGAAAAAGGTCATAGCACCGGAAAATGCCTTTAATGAAGTCCTGCCGGGCTTTGCCAGGGATGTAGCGGCTTATAACCACCTCCGGGAGATGGTGGTGACGCATACCGGTACGGAAAGAGGCTGCGTGATCACCCTCGACTATACGATCCAGACCGCGAAGGGATTTCTGCCGTTTTTCTTTGGGATGGAAGAAATCGGGGAGAATGCCCCTGTTAAAGACCTGAGCATCATCATCCGGATCCCCCAGATCCTGAATCTCCAGTACAGGCTGCTGAACAGCCGTACCGCCCCGGACATCACCGAGCTTGCCGGACAACTAACTTATCTCTGGAACTTCAGGAATGTGCAGGCCTTGCCGCGGTCTGCCAACCAGGATCCGGAGCGGAAAGCGAATCTTATTTTCAGTGCAGCCAAAGATATGACCTGGGCTTATTTTTCTTTTGTCAACCAGCCGGCATTTAAAAGTTCGGTTAGTCCTGAGATCAGCCGGCGTGTTGAATCCGTGACCAAAGAGAAAAAGAACGATCTCGACATCATCCTCACTTTGCAGGAGGTAGTGATCGATGAAGTGAAGCTGGCCGATATACCGCTGGTTTACACCGGTTACCGCGTCCGTACGCCCGCTGAGGTTTGGCAAAGTGCAAACGCGAACGGTCTTGAAAAAGCCATATTACTGTCCGAAATGCTGAAAATGGCCAATATCAATGCCTGTCCTGTAGCAACGGTGCCTAACGGATGGTTTAGCCGTGAAATGGGCAACCTGGCCGTGTTCGACAGCTATCTGGTCCAGGTCAACCCGAAAGAAACCGGGAGGATATATCTTTCAGTTATCCAGAAACAATCCCAGAACCTGATCTACGATGTGCTCGATAAAACCTTGATCCAGCTTGACGGGGCCATTGAATCGATGCGGACATTCCAGGAAAAGCCCCAGACCAATCTTTTGCAGATGGAGGCGAAGATAAGACTGTATGACGATAAGACGGTAGGTGGTGAGATGGAATTGGAATTGGAAGGCATCGTGAACCCGTATTTCCGGCTCAGGAAGGATTCTTCTTATGTGAAAAATTTACTTGCAGGGGATATTACTTCTGCGCAAATTGATAAGACAGAGCTTAAACAATTGTCCGAACTTAAATCCAAGTCACTAATAACCACTATACCAATAATCATAAAAACAGATTACAACGGCTTTGTCTTTTTCGAACTTCCCAGGTACAAAACCGGTTTTGATGCATGGAACCTGGGCCAGTTCAGCGGATCTGGCACGACACCCGTCAAACTCGATTATCAACTCTGGGAAAATTATAAATACAAGATAGAAATCCCGGCTGAATACGAATTATTTACACCTCCGGTTGACCTGGAAATTAAAAATGTGCTGGGTGAGCTCAAGATCCATATTTCACAGTCAGGGCAGACGGTGACCATTGTACGTTCCTTTGAAAATTCACATGACGTGATCACTTCCGATAATATGGATGAATTCCGTTCAATGCTGACAGCGTGGGAAAATGTTAACTGGCGGAAGATTGTTTTAAAGAAGAAATAA
- a CDS encoding glucose-6-phosphate isomerase — MTHISIDLSKLYSFVSDEKINSLQNEIDLHYPSLWTKTGKGNEFLGWVDLPFQFDKDLFRRMEEDAARLRENSEIFVVIGIGGSYLGARAVIEALGHQFYDLLDKKKYPYIVYAGHHLSEDYMAELLEILEHKHYSLAVISKSGTTTEPAIAFRILKNHLEKKYGKEGARKRIIAITDKQKGALKSLADREGYPTYVVPDDVGGRYSVLTPVGLLPIAMAGFDIRKLVEGAADMEVFARRYNTIADNPIMAYAAARNALYRSGKTVEILVNYLPNLAFLTEWWKQLYGESEGKEGKGIFPAGVGFTTDLHSMGQFIQEGARIMFETVLSVEKSRHKLTIPRADDDADGLNYLAGQEIRHVNRMAELGTLMAHVDGGVPNIRIQVPEINEYNLGQLIYFFELACGLSGYLLGVNPFDQPGVEAYKKNMFALLGKPK; from the coding sequence ATGACACATATCAGTATAGACCTGAGTAAGCTTTACAGCTTTGTCTCTGATGAAAAGATTAATAGTCTTCAGAACGAAATCGATCTGCATTACCCGTCACTTTGGACTAAAACCGGCAAAGGAAATGAATTCCTGGGCTGGGTGGACCTGCCTTTTCAATTTGATAAGGATCTTTTCCGGAGGATGGAAGAAGATGCTGCCCGTCTGCGTGAAAATTCGGAAATATTCGTGGTTATCGGGATCGGTGGATCTTATTTAGGCGCCAGGGCAGTCATCGAAGCGCTGGGGCACCAGTTTTACGACCTGCTGGATAAAAAGAAGTATCCCTATATCGTATATGCGGGCCATCACCTGAGCGAAGATTACATGGCCGAACTGCTGGAGATCCTTGAGCACAAGCATTATTCCCTGGCCGTTATTTCGAAATCCGGCACCACCACCGAGCCCGCTATTGCTTTCCGGATCCTGAAAAACCACCTCGAAAAGAAGTATGGCAAGGAAGGGGCGAGAAAACGCATCATCGCTATTACCGACAAGCAGAAAGGGGCCTTGAAAAGCCTGGCCGACCGTGAAGGTTATCCCACTTATGTTGTGCCGGATGATGTTGGCGGCCGGTATTCCGTGCTGACACCGGTTGGCCTGCTGCCCATAGCTATGGCCGGTTTCGATATCAGGAAACTGGTCGAAGGCGCGGCCGATATGGAAGTTTTCGCCCGCCGGTATAATACTATCGCGGATAATCCAATAATGGCTTATGCCGCAGCACGCAATGCCCTTTACCGAAGCGGCAAGACCGTCGAGATCCTGGTGAATTATCTTCCGAATCTGGCTTTTTTGACGGAATGGTGGAAGCAGCTTTATGGCGAAAGCGAAGGCAAGGAAGGAAAAGGCATTTTCCCCGCCGGCGTGGGCTTCACTACCGACCTCCATTCCATGGGACAGTTTATCCAGGAGGGCGCGCGGATCATGTTTGAGACCGTGCTTTCGGTTGAGAAAAGCCGGCATAAGCTCACCATCCCGCGTGCCGACGATGATGCCGACGGGTTGAATTACCTTGCCGGGCAGGAGATCAGGCATGTGAACCGGATGGCAGAACTGGGTACGTTAATGGCCCATGTCGATGGAGGCGTGCCGAATATCCGGATACAGGTTCCGGAGATCAATGAGTATAACCTCGGCCAGTTGATCTATTTCTTCGAGCTGGCCTGCGGCCTCAGTGGTTACCTGCTCGGTGTAAATCCTTTTGATCAGCCAGGCGTGGAAGCTTATAAAAAGAATATGTTTGCCCTGCTTGGGAAACCTAAGTAG
- a CDS encoding nitroreductase family protein, translating to MENHSFLALVTKRQSVRKYDNRPVEPEKVKRCLEAARLAPSASNSQPWKFVVVDDPELSKKVAKETFGPLSTFNTFAGQAPVIVAIVIEKMKTITQIGAYLKDREFPLIDIGIAAEHFCLQATEEGLGTCMVGWFNEEPIKDLLRIPKHKRIGLLITLGYFPENYPLRKKKRKGLEEVVSYNRY from the coding sequence ATGGAAAATCATTCATTTCTTGCACTTGTAACGAAACGACAAAGCGTCCGTAAGTACGACAACCGTCCGGTTGAACCTGAAAAAGTAAAGCGTTGCCTTGAAGCTGCACGCCTGGCTCCATCGGCCAGTAACAGCCAGCCCTGGAAATTTGTCGTCGTGGATGATCCGGAATTAAGTAAGAAAGTAGCCAAAGAAACCTTCGGGCCACTATCCACTTTCAATACTTTCGCCGGACAAGCCCCTGTTATCGTCGCTATCGTCATTGAAAAAATGAAGACCATCACGCAGATTGGAGCTTATCTGAAAGACAGGGAATTTCCCCTGATCGATATAGGCATTGCTGCGGAGCATTTCTGCCTCCAGGCTACTGAGGAAGGCCTGGGAACCTGCATGGTAGGCTGGTTCAACGAAGAGCCCATCAAGGATCTTCTCAGGATACCAAAGCACAAGCGGATCGGGCTGCTGATCACACTGGGATATTTCCCGGAGAATTATCCGCTGCGCAAGAAGAAAAGGAAGGGACTTGAGGAAGTGGTGAGCTATAATAGATATTGA